Proteins encoded together in one Aeromonas encheleia window:
- a CDS encoding PepSY domain-containing protein translates to MNMIPRSILLILCLFSTLGWAAQTRLDMPALVKLLLAQGYHDIREVELEGDTFDVSTLDAREQKVRLSVDAHSGKITQQKEAD, encoded by the coding sequence ATGAATATGATCCCACGCAGTATCCTGCTGATCCTTTGCCTCTTTTCCACCCTTGGCTGGGCGGCCCAGACGCGTCTCGACATGCCTGCCCTGGTCAAGCTGCTGCTGGCACAAGGGTACCACGACATTCGGGAAGTCGAGCTGGAAGGTGACACATTTGACGTCAGTACCCTGGACGCCAGGGAGCAGAAGGTGCGACTCAGCGTCGATGCCCACAGCGGCAAGATCACCCAACAGAAAGAGGCCGATTAG
- a CDS encoding PepSY domain-containing protein, with amino-acid sequence MNRALSLLGLLLPALVQAAQPNEALLQQAVSEGRIRPFHELMEVASRLPVRVLRVDLGEENGVWLYELRLIDSENSVIKVGYRADNLEMVWLKGHHLERLFEPRPPLEEE; translated from the coding sequence ATGAATAGAGCCCTGTCCCTGCTTGGGCTGTTGCTGCCGGCACTGGTGCAGGCGGCCCAGCCGAACGAGGCCCTGCTGCAACAGGCGGTCAGCGAGGGGCGGATCAGACCTTTTCATGAGCTGATGGAGGTCGCCTCCCGCCTGCCGGTGCGCGTGCTGCGCGTCGATCTGGGGGAGGAGAATGGCGTCTGGCTCTATGAGCTTCGGCTCATCGACAGCGAAAACAGCGTCATCAAGGTGGGCTACCGCGCCGACAATCTGGAGATGGTGTGGCTCAAGGGCCACCATCTGGAACGCCTGTTCGAGCCCCGCCCCCCATTGGAAGAAGAGTGA
- a CDS encoding sensor histidine kinase, producing the protein MRLVRTLRGRLVVIALVWCGLFLFATGFSLQTMMRNYWQEAEADGLRLQLYDLLSRLEIQPNGLPVVTEPMADPRYRQPYSGYYWQLELGSDVVSRSRSLWDAHLSAHGLKSAFGDPDLFVGKGPNKEPLLIMTRTVLLPGSDRVFTLVMAKDSSVLTQTLKKTRISLFLGLGFAAAGLVLGFMFQIVYGLRPLHLLRRELGRVHQGHQEGFRLRYPLEIQPLVEDINRLLHHYSELLQRARSHTGNLAHALKTPLSIMRNQVAQLPPEDRAAIDEQLDQIQRHIDYHLGKARVTGAAKILGVSTPVRARVEYICRAFSRLYPGKEVDLQVPANLAVGVEEQDFDEMVGNLLENAFKWSSSQLRISSAELGGWITLRIEDDGPGMSEDQIAKAVLRGVRLDEKVPGSGLGLNIVSDLAEAYRGSFIMGRAELGGLAASLSLPKVARVES; encoded by the coding sequence ATGAGGCTGGTGCGCACCCTGCGTGGCCGGCTGGTGGTCATCGCCCTGGTCTGGTGCGGGCTCTTCCTGTTCGCCACCGGCTTCAGCCTGCAGACCATGATGCGCAACTACTGGCAGGAGGCGGAGGCGGATGGCCTGCGCCTGCAGCTCTATGATCTGCTCTCCCGCCTCGAGATCCAGCCCAATGGGCTGCCCGTGGTCACCGAGCCCATGGCCGATCCCCGCTATCGCCAGCCCTACTCCGGCTACTACTGGCAGCTGGAGCTGGGCAGCGACGTGGTCAGCCGTTCCCGCTCCCTGTGGGATGCCCACCTCAGCGCCCATGGCCTGAAGTCGGCCTTTGGCGATCCGGATCTGTTCGTCGGCAAGGGGCCCAACAAGGAGCCGCTGCTGATCATGACCCGCACCGTGCTGCTGCCGGGCTCGGATCGGGTGTTCACCCTGGTGATGGCCAAGGACAGCAGCGTCCTGACCCAGACCCTGAAGAAGACCCGCATCAGCCTGTTCCTGGGGCTGGGCTTCGCCGCCGCCGGGCTGGTGCTGGGCTTCATGTTCCAGATCGTCTACGGCCTGCGGCCGCTGCACCTGCTGCGCCGTGAGCTGGGGCGGGTGCATCAGGGCCATCAGGAAGGGTTCCGGCTGCGCTATCCGCTGGAGATCCAGCCGCTGGTGGAGGACATCAACCGGCTGCTGCACCACTACAGTGAACTGCTGCAGCGGGCCCGCTCCCACACCGGCAACCTGGCCCACGCGCTCAAGACGCCCCTCAGCATCATGCGCAACCAGGTGGCCCAGTTGCCGCCTGAGGACAGGGCCGCCATCGACGAGCAGCTCGACCAGATCCAGCGCCACATCGATTATCACCTCGGCAAGGCCAGGGTGACCGGGGCCGCCAAGATCCTGGGGGTCTCGACCCCGGTGCGGGCCAGGGTCGAGTACATCTGCCGCGCCTTCTCCCGCCTCTATCCGGGCAAGGAGGTGGATCTGCAGGTGCCGGCCAACCTGGCGGTCGGGGTGGAGGAGCAGGATTTCGACGAGATGGTGGGCAACCTGCTGGAGAACGCCTTCAAGTGGTCCAGCAGCCAGCTGCGCATCTCCAGCGCCGAGCTGGGGGGCTGGATCACCCTGCGCATCGAGGACGACGGTCCCGGCATGAGCGAGGATCAGATCGCCAAGGCGGTGCTGCGCGGTGTGCGGCTCGACGAGAAGGTGCCGGGCTCAGGGCTCGGGCTCAACATAGTGTCAGATCTGGCCGAAGCCTATCGCGGCAGTTTCATCATGGGACGAGCCGAGCTGGGCGGCCTGGCCGCCTCTCTGTCGCTGCCCAAGGTGGCCAGGGTGGAGAGCTAG
- a CDS encoding response regulator transcription factor: MRILIVEDEKTLAGQLAEQLRLSGFVTDLCHDGNEAGFLGETEPYDAIILDLGLPGRDGLSVLKEWRSKGIDTPVLVLTARGQLHEKIEGLNAGADDYLTKPFQVAELVARVHALVRRAAGNASSILEIGGVRLDMAASQVWYEGTPIKLTAHEFRVLGYLMQHRGKVVSRSELIDHIYAQDFDRDSNTVEVFIGRIRKKTHPDLIETVRGLGYRINE; this comes from the coding sequence ATGCGAATTCTGATAGTTGAAGATGAGAAGACCCTGGCAGGCCAGCTGGCCGAACAGCTGCGTCTGTCCGGTTTCGTCACCGATCTCTGCCACGATGGCAACGAGGCCGGCTTCCTCGGCGAGACCGAACCCTATGACGCCATCATTCTGGATCTGGGCCTGCCGGGCCGCGACGGCCTGAGCGTGCTGAAGGAGTGGCGCAGCAAGGGGATAGACACCCCGGTGCTGGTGCTGACCGCCCGTGGCCAGCTGCACGAGAAGATCGAGGGGCTGAACGCTGGCGCCGACGACTATCTCACCAAACCCTTCCAGGTCGCCGAACTGGTAGCCCGTGTCCATGCCCTGGTGCGCCGTGCGGCGGGCAATGCCAGCTCGATCCTCGAGATTGGCGGGGTGCGGCTCGACATGGCGGCCTCCCAGGTGTGGTACGAGGGCACCCCCATCAAGCTCACCGCCCACGAGTTCCGGGTGCTGGGTTACCTGATGCAGCACAGGGGCAAGGTGGTGTCGCGCAGCGAGCTGATCGACCACATCTACGCCCAGGATTTCGATCGGGACTCCAATACCGTGGAGGTGTTCATCGGCCGGATCCGCAAGAAGACCCACCCAGATCTGATCGAGACGGTGCGCGGGCTAGGGTACAGGATCAACGAATGA